The Paraburkholderia phytofirmans PsJN DNA segment TATTATTATTAATCCGTTTGAGGCGCGGACAAAATTTTGGGGAATATTCAATGAAATCAGAACGCCCTACGATGTAGCCTCTTATTCGATAAGTTTGATACCGAAAAGCCCAAGCACCGAGCAGGAAATTTGGAATGCAATGGCCCGGACGATTAGCAGTGAAGTAATGCTGAAACTCTGGCGGCTTGGCATTGGCGATACGGACCATCTGGTTTACTGGCTGACAATCGCGTCTAACGAGCAATTAATGGAAATGCTCGCCGACACTGCTGCGCGCGGTATGTTTCACGGCGCGGAGGAAACGATTGGTAGCGTTCGCGCGGTTCTGACACGCTATATCACTCCGCATAAATACCTTTCGGACATCGAGACCGTCGAAGGCTATTTCAGCCTGCGCGAATGGATCGACTCGAACGCCGAGGATCAGCCCAACGTCTGGATTATCTGGCGAGAGGACCAGCTTGCATCCCTGAAGCCGCTGATCTCATGCATGTTCGACGTTGCATGCAATGCCGCCCTCTCCAAGCCAATTACGGATGAAACCGTCGCGACCCATCTGGTTGTTGACGAGGTGGACTCGCTCGAAAAGCTCAACTACCTTGTGCCGGCCGCCACGAAGGGCCGAAAACACCGCCTGCATATTTGCGCGGGGATGCAGTCTGACGCCCAGCTCGACGGCACCAACGGCAAAGACGACGCCATGACCGTTCGAAACAGCCTGCGCACGACCGTCGCCCTTGGTATAGCCGAGGGTGATACCTATACCGCCGAACAACTGTCAAAGGGACTCGGTGAACATGAGGTAATTCGGCAGCGCACCACGGCTTCGGACACTGGCCGCGACTCGCATGGGCAGGAAGTAATCAAGGAACGCGTGGTCATTCCCTCGCAGATCACTGGATTGCCGAACCTCACCGGCTATCTGAAGCTCGCGGGAGACTGGCCCATCTGCAAGTTCACGATGCCCTACAAGAAACGCAAGGCCGTTACCGAGGCGTTCATCATGGCGCAGAACCGCTGGACGATGGATGCTGAAGCAGCCAACGAACAGGCGCGGATGGACTTCTCGCGCGCGAAGCGTGCCGCAACTGACGTAGACGCTAGGGACGTTGATGACGACGACTCCCCTAGCCCCGCCCTCGAATCCTCCCGGCCATAATAACGATGCTCACTTTTGATTTTGTCGGCAGCTCTGCTGAAGCAGCCAACTACTACGAAGAGACCGACGACTACTACACGAAGCCCGGTCATCGCGGCGAATGGGACGGTGAAGGTGCCAAAGCACTTGGCCTGGAAGGCGGCGTAGATCGACAGATATTCATGGACCTGCTTGACGGTCGCCTGCCGGACGGCCGACAGGCGCGTAAGTCGATGCCACACACGCAGAAAGATGGGAGCAAAAGTGCCCCGCGTCTTGGCATTGACTTCACATTCAACGCACCCAAGAGCGTGAGCATCGTCGCGCTCGTCAAGAATGACCGCCGCGTAATCGAAGCGCACGACGCGGCAGTAAAGGATGCCCTGGCGATGATGGAAAGCCGTGCGATCGCGCGGCAGAAGTACCGCGGCATTTCTTTTCGGGAGAAGACCGGCAAGCTGATCGTCGCGAAATTTCAGCATGACCTTTCCCGCGATCAAGACCCACACCTTCACACGCACGCAGTCACAATGAACCTCACGCAGCGTCGCGACGGCCGTTGGGTTGCGCTCGCTAACGAAGACATGCTGAAGTCCGTCAAAGTGGTCGGTGCGTACTATCGCGCCCAGCTCGCACAGTACCTCACGAACATGGGGTACGACATTCGAGCAACGCGAAATGGCTTCGAAATGGCTTCCGTACCAGATGAGGCAATCAAACTTTTCAGTCAGCGCAGCCGCACCATTGAAGAGGAACTGGCGAAGAGCGGGCTCACGCGAGAGACCGCAACGGGAGAGTTGAAGCAGAACATCACAAAAGACACCCGTGCGGAAAAAACCGATGCGAACCGTGCGGCGTTGCGGCAGGAATGGGCTAACGCACTTGCAGCGGCCGGAATTGACCTCGGCCCGATGATGGCTGACCATGAGGCCGCGCCTGTACCCGACACCAAATTCGTTACCGCCGAAGGTGACACGTATATCGTTCACCCGGACGGTACAACTACTCGCGATGAGCCCGACGCCGGACAAGGTGAACCGGACTCGCCGCAGTCGCAGCCAACGTCGCCCGAAGCAGAACAACCGGCCATACCGACGCCGGCAGCTCCCGACAACGATCACTTGGCGCAACTGGCCGTAACGGGATTTGCGACTGCCAAAGGGTCGACGTACACGGTGCATGAGGACGGCACCACGACGCGCGATAAGGCGGCCCGCGCCGATGTCGGCCACGAAGGCGACAGCGGCATCAAGCCACGCACAGATCGCACGGTGTATGTTGAGAACGATGCGTCGCGTCTGTCTGCCGCCGGCTTGAACGGCCTTGACGAACACGGTGCGCGCGTTGTCATCAAGGACGGCAAGGCAACCCTGCTTACGTGGAACGAGCGCGGGAACAGATGGGGAGCTTCGCCGTCCAGTCGAGACGTACCCGTGTTCGACAAGCCAGCGGTCGGACTGTACCCACTCGAATTGTGGAAACTTTCCGATGACGTTCCCGGTTATGAGGCGTACCGTGGGATGCACGCCGGCAACAAGATCACCGAACTGCGTCACGACGGCCCCGCGCCGGATCGCGTCGCACAGGACGATGAGAGTCCCGCGCAGCACGACGAAAGCGCCGATGCAGCGCGCGCCGATGCGCGGCCTGCCGACGTTAGCAAACCGGCACCTACGCAGCCGGCCGCGCTCGCACCAAAGCGAGCAGAGCACACGTTTTATGTGACAGAGCGCAATGCTGAAACCCTTGCCTATGTGCAGACGCGAGGCGAGGGCAAACGGATCGTTCGTATGGACGACGGCAAGTACGCCGTGGCTTATACCACTGGCAACAAGGCGGGCGAGGTTGATCCTCGTACTGTTGTTGACGCATCGACGCGGCCAGCAGCCGGTCTAGTTCCTGTCGAGTTGTGGGAAAACGGGGGGCGCGTTCGGTTCGGCTCGCGTATTGCATCCATCGAACAGCCGAAGCCGATCTACGGGCGCGAGAAGTCACCGGCACCCGGCGACATCAGGCTCTATCGAGGCGAAGGCGGAACACTCACAGGGTCCGTACCAGCCGGTAACTGGTGGACTACCAACCCCGCCAAAGCAGCCAGGTACGGCGACGTTTTCTACGTCGACTTGCCGCGCGAGTTTGTTGGAAACAATTTCGCCCAGGGACACAACGGAACGGACGAATATTTTTTTGCCGGCTCAGATGAGACATGGCGAACCAAGGTGCGTCCGCTAGGCGACTCGCATCCGATGCGACCGTCTTCGGCGACTGATGAGCAGCCGACCCAGCCAGCGGGACAAGAGCAGGAAACCAACTGGTTGAATGGAATTCAGCAGGCAGGGCAGCGCATTTTTGATGCGGTACGTGGGAAAGGGAAGGGCGATGCCGCCAACGAGCCCCCTACGCCCGAAAATGCCGAGTCGCCAATGACCCCGCAAGAGGTCGCGCGTAACGCTGTCGATTTTGCGATTGAGCACTTGTCCGAGCGGCAAGGCATTTTCACGAAGAGCGAGATACTTGAGCGCGCATATATGCGTTCGCTTGGCGCGACAGAGGAAGTCAACGACGAGCTGGCGAATGCGGTTGAAGACGGCCGTCTCGTTGCCGAACTGCCGCTGTTTCAGAGCGCAAAGTCTTTTTCGCGTGACGTACATCAACAGACGATTGACCCGCATTTCGACAAATTCCGGCATGACAACGACATCCACAAGCTCACGAAAGAATCGTGGGTGTCCCTTCTGGTAAACGTTGAAGGCTACTCCCCCGAGCGAGCACAGAGGACCGTCGAGGAATCAATCCGAAACGGCCGGCTTGTCGAGACCGAGCAACGTTTTACCACGCGTGAAATGAGGCAAACGGAATCCGAAATTCTCTGGATGGAGCGAACCGGACGCGGCACGGTTGAACCGCTTCGCACCGCTGAACAGGCAGAAGCAATGCTTGCGTCGACCGGACTGAATCCGGGGCAGAAAGAGGCGGCCCAACTGGTTCTCACGTCGCCCAACCGTTTCATCGGCATACAAGGTTATGCCGGCGTCGGCAAGAGTCATTTGATGAGTACCGTCGTTCAGGAAATCAAGATGGAGGCCGCGCAACAGGCCGAGACGTTAGGCTACAAAGTAGTGGGTCTTGCGCCTTATGGTTCTCAGAACAAGGCATTGCAAGAGTTGGGTATGGAATCGCAGACTTTGGCCTCATTCCTCGTGCGCGAACCTGATCCTGAACTTCTTGGGCCGAAAACCATCATCTTTCTCGATGAGGCCAGTGTTGTTTCCGCCCACCAGATGAAAGACCTTATGGCTCGCGTCGAACAGAGTGGGGCGCGGCTGGTCATGATCGGCGACCGTAAGCAGACGCAGGCCGTCGAAGCTGGCAAGCCATTCGAGCAGCTACAGGACGGCGGCATGGCTCTAGCCCACGTCACCGAGATTCAACGTCAGAAGGATGCTACCTTGAAGGCCGCAGTAGAAAAGGCGGCCAACAACAATATCGGCGGCTCGGTGAAGCTCCTGGAGAAAAACACCGTGCAACTGAAGAAAGAAAAAGCCCGGCATGGGCGGCTCGCCGATGACTACGTGAAGATGCCTGAAGAGCAGCGCGACGGCACTCTGATTGTTGTCGGCACAAACGAGACTCGCAGAAAAATCAACGAACTGGTAAGAGACAAGCTGAAGCTACCGGAAGGTGAATTGGTTCGCGCGCTTGAGTCCTACGATATGAGCAGGGCAGAGCACAAACAGGCGTCAAGTTATCAGCAAGGCGTCGTGTTGATTGCCGAACGGCCCGGCGAACATGGTCTTGACCGAGGTGTCCACTACACCGTCAGGTCAGCAGATGCGCGCGGCAATACGCTGACCGTTTCTGATGCGGCCGGCAACGTGCGCTCGCTCGATGCCACACATCTTAGCGGCGTATCCACTTACA contains these protein-coding regions:
- the mobF gene encoding MobF family relaxase, with translation MLTFDFVGSSAEAANYYEETDDYYTKPGHRGEWDGEGAKALGLEGGVDRQIFMDLLDGRLPDGRQARKSMPHTQKDGSKSAPRLGIDFTFNAPKSVSIVALVKNDRRVIEAHDAAVKDALAMMESRAIARQKYRGISFREKTGKLIVAKFQHDLSRDQDPHLHTHAVTMNLTQRRDGRWVALANEDMLKSVKVVGAYYRAQLAQYLTNMGYDIRATRNGFEMASVPDEAIKLFSQRSRTIEEELAKSGLTRETATGELKQNITKDTRAEKTDANRAALRQEWANALAAAGIDLGPMMADHEAAPVPDTKFVTAEGDTYIVHPDGTTTRDEPDAGQGEPDSPQSQPTSPEAEQPAIPTPAAPDNDHLAQLAVTGFATAKGSTYTVHEDGTTTRDKAARADVGHEGDSGIKPRTDRTVYVENDASRLSAAGLNGLDEHGARVVIKDGKATLLTWNERGNRWGASPSSRDVPVFDKPAVGLYPLELWKLSDDVPGYEAYRGMHAGNKITELRHDGPAPDRVAQDDESPAQHDESADAARADARPADVSKPAPTQPAALAPKRAEHTFYVTERNAETLAYVQTRGEGKRIVRMDDGKYAVAYTTGNKAGEVDPRTVVDASTRPAAGLVPVELWENGGRVRFGSRIASIEQPKPIYGREKSPAPGDIRLYRGEGGTLTGSVPAGNWWTTNPAKAARYGDVFYVDLPREFVGNNFAQGHNGTDEYFFAGSDETWRTKVRPLGDSHPMRPSSATDEQPTQPAGQEQETNWLNGIQQAGQRIFDAVRGKGKGDAANEPPTPENAESPMTPQEVARNAVDFAIEHLSERQGIFTKSEILERAYMRSLGATEEVNDELANAVEDGRLVAELPLFQSAKSFSRDVHQQTIDPHFDKFRHDNDIHKLTKESWVSLLVNVEGYSPERAQRTVEESIRNGRLVETEQRFTTREMRQTESEILWMERTGRGTVEPLRTAEQAEAMLASTGLNPGQKEAAQLVLTSPNRFIGIQGYAGVGKSHLMSTVVQEIKMEAAQQAETLGYKVVGLAPYGSQNKALQELGMESQTLASFLVREPDPELLGPKTIIFLDEASVVSAHQMKDLMARVEQSGARLVMIGDRKQTQAVEAGKPFEQLQDGGMALAHVTEIQRQKDATLKAAVEKAANNNIGGSVKLLEKNTVQLKKEKARHGRLADDYVKMPEEQRDGTLIVVGTNETRRKINELVRDKLKLPEGELVRALESYDMSRAEHKQASSYQQGVVLIAERPGEHGLDRGVHYTVRSADARGNTLTVSDAAGNVRSLDATHLSGVSTYTLTDIPIVKGDWLRITRNDNRQGVFNGERHRVLSVDKDSVVLENGAKLSRASAIHAQHGYAQTVHSAQGLTRHGVLIEADTRSLTSNRAVWYVAISRAQHALKIYTDDAGGLARVMAREPKKYAALELRDERREKVIFDALSASRTLQQQSRGAVKKTLHADATKPRARPTHQARQSHQRSSRRGPKL
- a CDS encoding type IV secretion system DNA-binding domain-containing protein; the encoded protein is MVMRRYDDRYKPAAFFSVVLATFLVWFWSVHRLFVLPPAIFLAAWRAAKVTPDVPAIWVPTAVAFSYGLLVMGVIFGYFKSGFEGADYVMYLRGARMVGHARLKDMTRKFFYKHLRIAGVPIPEWLEALHFRVIGSTGAGKSVVISDYIESALARRERMICIDPNGQFMEKFYREGDIIINPFEARTKFWGIFNEIRTPYDVASYSISLIPKSPSTEQEIWNAMARTISSEVMLKLWRLGIGDTDHLVYWLTIASNEQLMEMLADTAARGMFHGAEETIGSVRAVLTRYITPHKYLSDIETVEGYFSLREWIDSNAEDQPNVWIIWREDQLASLKPLISCMFDVACNAALSKPITDETVATHLVVDEVDSLEKLNYLVPAATKGRKHRLHICAGMQSDAQLDGTNGKDDAMTVRNSLRTTVALGIAEGDTYTAEQLSKGLGEHEVIRQRTTASDTGRDSHGQEVIKERVVIPSQITGLPNLTGYLKLAGDWPICKFTMPYKKRKAVTEAFIMAQNRWTMDAEAANEQARMDFSRAKRAATDVDARDVDDDDSPSPALESSRP